A region from the Methylocella sp. genome encodes:
- a CDS encoding NUDIX hydrolase has product MHLSPQAFQYGVLLYRVTSTGDIEILLITTRQSQRWIIPKGRPIKGLGPAESAAREAMEEAGVRGVVREKPIGSFRFQKTLESEPDILCEVEVYALNVKRQMKCWPESQQRTLRWFQPSEAEAAVKDVGLRSLISLFVERASAKAR; this is encoded by the coding sequence GTGCACCTTTCCCCGCAAGCGTTTCAATATGGCGTTTTGCTTTACAGGGTTACTTCGACGGGCGACATCGAAATTCTCCTTATCACGACTCGGCAGAGTCAGCGCTGGATCATTCCAAAGGGTCGCCCAATTAAAGGCCTCGGACCAGCGGAGTCGGCTGCGCGGGAGGCGATGGAAGAGGCTGGCGTGCGTGGCGTGGTACGGGAAAAACCCATCGGCTCCTTTCGCTTTCAGAAAACCCTTGAGAGCGAGCCAGATATCCTGTGTGAGGTCGAGGTCTATGCCTTGAACGTCAAGCGACAAATGAAGTGCTGGCCAGAGAGCCAGCAGCGGACGCTGCGCTGGTTCCAGCCCTCAGAGGCCGAAGCCGCTGTCAAGGACGTCGGGCTGCGATCGCTGATCAGCCTCTTCGTTGAACGGGCGTCGGCGAAGGCGCGATAA
- a CDS encoding AEC family transporter, whose product MTQTILAALLPVIFVVALGLLAAHLGIIDKKSAPVFADFVVRFALPLALLGGVLKISPVTIENGPYLISMVVGLMAPYAVAFGIGKAIFRRSLSESALQALVCAFPSMAYSGLPVLEAVVGPPGLLAVVVGNLVTSVIMIPLTLVLVQIGLGAGKAEQNVGPLIARSLIDAVKQPVVWLPISGAVLALGGVHLPQVLELSFDLIGKAAAGVALFTLGLILYGQRLRLDRDIAFNALLKNIGQPAAMFGLTLLLGIHGAPARELFLTGAIPTATAASMLALRYRSYADEAAASTLVSTVGSVVTITVAIILAEHLL is encoded by the coding sequence ATGACGCAGACCATCCTGGCGGCGTTGCTTCCCGTCATTTTCGTAGTCGCTCTCGGACTATTGGCGGCTCATCTCGGCATCATCGACAAGAAGTCGGCGCCTGTCTTCGCCGACTTCGTGGTACGCTTCGCTCTACCGCTCGCGCTTCTCGGAGGTGTCCTAAAGATCTCTCCCGTCACAATCGAGAACGGCCCCTATCTTATTTCGATGGTCGTCGGCTTAATGGCGCCTTACGCCGTCGCGTTCGGCATCGGCAAGGCGATCTTCCGCCGCAGTTTGAGCGAAAGCGCTCTGCAGGCGCTGGTCTGCGCCTTCCCCAGCATGGCGTATTCAGGGCTGCCGGTGCTGGAGGCCGTGGTAGGTCCTCCGGGACTGCTGGCGGTCGTGGTGGGTAATTTGGTCACCAGCGTAATCATGATCCCGCTGACTCTGGTCCTCGTTCAAATCGGGCTCGGCGCAGGGAAGGCGGAACAGAACGTAGGGCCTCTCATCGCCAGGAGCCTAATTGATGCGGTGAAGCAACCCGTCGTCTGGCTGCCGATTTCAGGCGCCGTCCTGGCGCTCGGCGGAGTCCATCTTCCACAGGTGCTGGAGCTTTCGTTCGACCTCATCGGCAAGGCCGCCGCTGGCGTCGCCCTGTTCACCTTGGGACTTATCCTCTACGGCCAGCGGCTGCGTCTGGATCGCGACATCGCGTTCAACGCTCTGCTGAAGAATATCGGGCAGCCGGCAGCCATGTTCGGATTAACGTTGCTGCTTGGAATCCATGGCGCGCCGGCCCGCGAGCTGTTTCTAACCGGCGCGATCCCAACCGCGACGGCGGCATCCATGCTCGCGCTGCGCTACCGGTCTTACGCGGACGAGGCCGCCGCCTCCACACTCGTGAGCACAGTCGGATCGGTTGTGACCATAACTGTCGCAATCATCCTCGCGGAGCATCTCCTGTGA
- a CDS encoding carbohydrate porin: MRGRPLTDTSRRGSLYPMGLQHFAAALGRHALAAARVRSSFLAVLAMVGAVAFPAFAACAQERSQETPAPAPQFVNGPGPSQPTASSGIGPLFQAPFGRDHLLGDWGGLRTSLLSYGVNVEFDYLTESAGNPLGGRRQGIESAGQIGLEIDLDFAKITGWQGFANHMMIVQRNGRNLSADDIGDNIATAQEIFGGGGNVLAHLVYAYGEQELADGRIDIAAGRLPILTYFAASPLNCYFMNVIACGNAQPLAEYPGITEWPAANWGGQIRALPTLSTYVMAGLFEVNPNNGGISGWSWGEPGATGVSVPIEVGWEPRFSDDNLVGHYKIGFDEDTSPYPNLLNDAAGHPALISGNAAAQASGRRQYYVLLDQMLARTGPSDTDGLILLGGYIHADSATSALSDHAYLGLLTSAGLLGRPEDSFGIKFDYLKMSAALTQAQELEQELGLPLSNGGLGPAFGIQTHEEVLEAAYTARVYPGVTIMPDIQYIMQPGATTTFRNALVLGIRTNVRF, translated from the coding sequence ATGCGCGGGCGCCCGCTGACCGATACCAGCCGACGCGGCTCCCTGTATCCGATGGGGTTGCAACATTTTGCTGCAGCTCTGGGGCGCCATGCGCTGGCCGCGGCGCGCGTGCGGTCATCGTTTCTGGCAGTATTGGCGATGGTTGGCGCGGTCGCGTTCCCGGCTTTCGCCGCATGCGCGCAGGAACGGTCGCAGGAGACGCCGGCACCGGCACCGCAGTTCGTTAACGGCCCAGGGCCCAGCCAACCGACGGCCTCTTCGGGAATCGGCCCTCTGTTTCAGGCGCCTTTTGGCAGGGATCATCTGCTGGGAGATTGGGGCGGCTTGCGGACATCGCTATTAAGCTACGGCGTCAATGTCGAGTTTGATTACCTAACGGAATCGGCAGGCAATCCGTTGGGCGGCCGTCGACAGGGGATTGAATCGGCCGGACAGATCGGGCTGGAAATTGATCTCGACTTTGCGAAAATCACTGGTTGGCAGGGTTTTGCCAACCACATGATGATCGTGCAGCGCAACGGCCGAAATCTGAGCGCGGACGACATCGGCGATAACATCGCGACGGCGCAGGAGATCTTCGGCGGCGGCGGCAATGTTCTCGCTCACTTGGTGTACGCTTACGGCGAGCAGGAGCTGGCTGACGGCCGCATCGATATTGCAGCAGGGCGGCTGCCCATTTTAACATATTTCGCCGCCTCGCCGCTGAACTGCTATTTCATGAACGTCATAGCCTGCGGCAATGCGCAGCCATTGGCGGAGTATCCGGGAATAACGGAATGGCCAGCAGCAAACTGGGGCGGCCAGATCAGGGCGCTGCCAACCCTCAGCACCTATGTCATGGCGGGCTTGTTCGAGGTGAATCCGAATAATGGCGGCATATCGGGCTGGTCATGGGGAGAGCCGGGCGCGACCGGTGTCAGCGTACCGATCGAGGTGGGCTGGGAGCCGAGATTTAGCGACGACAACCTTGTGGGTCACTACAAAATCGGCTTTGACGAGGACACCTCGCCCTATCCCAATCTTTTGAATGACGCGGCCGGCCATCCCGCTTTGATTAGCGGCAATGCCGCGGCGCAAGCATCCGGACGGCGGCAGTACTACGTCCTGCTTGACCAAATGCTGGCGCGGACCGGTCCCAGCGATACCGACGGCCTCATTCTACTGGGCGGCTACATCCACGCCGATAGCGCGACATCCGCCCTGTCAGACCATGCCTACCTTGGCTTGCTAACTAGCGCAGGTCTTCTTGGTCGCCCGGAAGATTCCTTTGGCATAAAGTTCGATTATTTAAAAATGAGCGCCGCGCTGACGCAGGCGCAGGAACTCGAACAGGAGCTTGGTTTGCCGCTCAGCAACGGGGGGCTCGGGCCCGCCTTCGGCATACAGACGCACGAAGAGGTCTTGGAGGCCGCCTACACGGCCCGCGTTTATCCCGGGGTCACCATAATGCCCGACATTCAATACATTATGCAACCAGGCGCCACGACGACCTTTCGCAACGCGCTCGTGTTGGGGATTCGCACCAACGTGCGGTTCTAG
- a CDS encoding DoxX family protein, with translation MNGVVTYVALEGHSTTASGSERTRREAGMITKQKGLRLADAALRTLLALLFLVAAGMKFASVQYEVSGFTFFGYAMWFMYLIGSLELTGSILLLIPGCAAFGALLLSAVMVGAAWTLVRVGAPLSAVAQPVVLLLVLAGIAFARRNELLIFRNGKAAPERLPRSGNDQITF, from the coding sequence ATGAATGGCGTTGTTACCTACGTCGCGCTGGAGGGGCATTCGACCACCGCCTCTGGCTCAGAACGAACACGAAGAGAAGCAGGAATGATTACAAAGCAAAAAGGTTTGCGATTAGCTGACGCGGCCTTAAGAACTCTACTCGCCTTGTTGTTTCTCGTGGCAGCGGGAATGAAGTTTGCCTCAGTCCAATACGAAGTATCGGGGTTCACCTTCTTCGGGTACGCGATGTGGTTTATGTATCTTATAGGGTCCCTGGAGCTTACCGGATCGATACTCCTGCTCATCCCCGGATGTGCGGCCTTTGGCGCACTTTTGCTGTCAGCGGTAATGGTCGGCGCCGCGTGGACTCTTGTTCGTGTTGGGGCTCCTTTAAGTGCTGTGGCGCAACCGGTCGTGCTGCTACTGGTTCTGGCTGGAATCGCTTTCGCGCGGCGAAATGAGCTGCTTATCTTTAGGAACGGGAAGGCGGCGCCTGAACGCCTCCCACGCAGCGGAAATGACCAAATCACTTTTTGA
- a CDS encoding IS256 family transposase produces the protein MAIKKDTLDQLLPGRDPKEVFHKDGLFDELKKALAECVLNAEIDDHLDVEAAEGRKNHRNGYSKKSVLTETSKLDIRIPRDREGTFDPKLIARYQRRFPGFDEKIISMYARGLTVREIQGHLLEIYGLDVSPDLISTVTDAVLETVGEWQNRPLEASYPLVFFDALRVKIRDEGLVRNKAVYIALGVQADGTKDILGLWIENTEGAKFWLRAMNELKNRGVNDVLIAVVDGLKGFPEAINAVFPQTIVQTCIVHLIRHSMDFASWKDRKALAGALKIIYRAKDADAANAALDAFDASHWGQKYPAIAQSWRRNWERVIPFFAFPEAVRHIIYTTNAIESLNAKLRRAVRTRSYFPTDDAATKLLFLVSRDTAREWKMPPREWFEAKTQFAIMFDERFVQA, from the coding sequence ATGGCGATCAAGAAAGACACCCTGGATCAACTTCTGCCAGGCCGCGATCCGAAGGAAGTTTTCCATAAGGACGGCTTGTTCGATGAGCTGAAGAAGGCTCTGGCCGAATGTGTGTTGAACGCGGAGATCGACGATCATCTCGATGTCGAGGCGGCCGAGGGCAGGAAAAACCATCGGAACGGCTATTCGAAGAAGAGCGTGCTGACGGAGACCTCGAAGCTCGATATCCGCATCCCGCGCGACCGCGAAGGAACGTTCGATCCGAAGCTGATCGCCCGATACCAGCGCCGGTTTCCGGGTTTCGACGAGAAGATCATATCGATGTATGCGCGCGGCCTGACGGTTCGCGAGATTCAAGGGCATCTGCTTGAGATCTATGGGCTCGACGTCTCCCCTGATTTGATTTCGACGGTGACGGACGCGGTCCTGGAGACGGTCGGCGAATGGCAGAATCGGCCGCTGGAAGCGAGCTATCCGCTGGTGTTCTTCGACGCCTTAAGGGTCAAAATCCGCGACGAAGGCCTGGTGCGTAACAAGGCCGTCTACATTGCGCTCGGCGTCCAGGCGGACGGGACGAAAGATATTCTGGGCCTTTGGATCGAAAACACCGAAGGCGCCAAATTCTGGTTGCGGGCGATGAACGAGCTGAAGAACCGGGGCGTCAATGATGTGTTGATCGCCGTCGTCGACGGATTGAAAGGCTTTCCGGAGGCGATCAACGCCGTTTTTCCGCAAACGATCGTTCAAACCTGCATCGTCCATCTCATTCGCCATTCGATGGATTTCGCCTCCTGGAAGGACCGCAAAGCCCTGGCCGGCGCGTTGAAGATAATTTACCGGGCCAAGGACGCCGATGCGGCCAATGCGGCGCTCGATGCCTTCGACGCCAGCCATTGGGGGCAAAAATATCCGGCGATCGCACAAAGTTGGCGGCGCAATTGGGAGCGTGTGATCCCGTTCTTCGCCTTCCCGGAAGCCGTCCGGCACATCATTTACACGACCAACGCCATCGAGTCGCTCAACGCAAAACTACGCCGCGCGGTGCGAACAAGGAGCTATTTTCCGACCGATGATGCCGCGACGAAACTCCTATTTCTCGTCTCGCGCGACACCGCCCGAGAGTGGAAAATGCCGCCGCGCGAGTGGTTCGAGGCAAAAACCCAATTCGCCATCATGTTCGACGAAAGGTTCGTTCAAGCGTGA
- a CDS encoding NmrA family NAD(P)-binding protein, with the protein MKILVIGGTGTVGSLVVQGLVAKGFSPLVLSRSPAKAAKLPEGAILVAGDLLDPYAARDAFKDVDRVFMVNAASTSEAFEGVTAVLLAKDAGVKRFVYSSTHRADLTPFLPIGGATKLSVENAIVVSDIPYTVLRPNNFFQNDLWYEASILGDGIYPQPIGFKGMSRVDARDIAKAAVSVLLGDGHEGKTYNITGPAVQTGLSCAAVWAAALNRPVKYAGNDMELYARMHNFLGPALVFTYSRLLEFYQENGLLAAEADIFDTTKLLGRGPRSLEAFAEETARKWLAAK; encoded by the coding sequence ATGAAGATACTAGTTATTGGGGGAACCGGAACCGTCGGTTCCCTCGTCGTCCAGGGGCTTGTTGCAAAAGGTTTCAGCCCCCTGGTTTTGAGTCGGAGTCCAGCCAAGGCGGCAAAACTTCCCGAAGGCGCGATTTTGGTAGCAGGAGATTTGCTTGACCCGTATGCGGCCCGCGACGCCTTCAAGGATGTCGATCGCGTATTCATGGTAAACGCGGCGAGTACGTCAGAAGCGTTTGAAGGCGTCACGGCCGTACTGCTCGCCAAAGATGCCGGAGTAAAGCGCTTCGTCTATTCGAGCACGCACCGCGCGGATTTAACCCCATTCCTGCCAATCGGCGGCGCCACGAAACTTTCAGTGGAGAACGCGATAGTCGTGTCCGACATTCCCTACACAGTGCTTCGGCCGAATAATTTTTTTCAAAACGACCTTTGGTATGAGGCTTCAATTCTCGGGGACGGGATCTACCCTCAGCCGATCGGCTTTAAGGGCATGTCGCGCGTCGATGCTCGCGACATTGCGAAAGCCGCTGTGTCCGTCCTACTCGGGGATGGGCATGAAGGAAAAACCTACAACATCACCGGCCCAGCGGTGCAGACGGGGCTCAGTTGCGCCGCCGTGTGGGCGGCCGCGCTGAATCGACCCGTTAAATATGCGGGAAACGATATGGAGCTATACGCGCGTATGCATAACTTCCTGGGACCAGCCCTGGTCTTTACGTACAGCCGCCTCCTCGAATTTTATCAGGAAAATGGCCTCTTAGCGGCAGAAGCGGACATCTTCGACACAACCAAGTTGCTTGGCCGCGGGCCGCGCTCGCTCGAAGCCTTTGCCGAAGAGACCGCCAGGAAGTGGCTCGCAGCAAAATGA
- a CDS encoding IS5 family transposase (programmed frameshift) encodes MNRDQFWLTDAQFAKIAPHLPTDTRGKAGVDDRRVVSGIIHVLKSGGRWIDAPLEYGPKKTLYNRYVRWAAKGVWIDLFHALAQAGGPPAQVLIDSSAVKAHRSASGGKGGRRNQAIGRSRGGRTTKIHALTDADCRPLSFMLTGGQIADCSAGAELIARLPPCEILHGDKGYDANAIRRQVEERGAMPNIPPKANRRWKNCFSPFLYRNRNAIERMFCRLKDFRRVATRYDRNALNFLATVCIAATVCYWL; translated from the exons ATGAATCGGGATCAATTCTGGCTGACGGACGCGCAGTTCGCGAAGATCGCGCCGCATCTTCCCACGGACACGCGCGGCAAGGCGGGCGTCGATGATCGCCGGGTGGTCAGCGGGATCATTCATGTGCTGAAATCTGGCGGACGCTGGATTGACGCGCCGCTGGAGTACGGGCCAAAGAAGACTCTCTACAATCGCTACGTTCGCTGGGCTGCTAAGGGCGTTTGGATCGATCTGTTCCACGCGCTTGCGCAAGCAGGCGGGCCGCCGGCGCAGGTCCTCATCGACTCCTCGGCGGTCAAGGCGCATCGCTCGGCCAGTGGCGGCAAAGGGGGGAGAAGAA ATCAGGCCATCGGCCGTTCGCGCGGCGGGCGCACAACCAAAATCCACGCATTGACCGATGCGGACTGCCGCCCGCTGTCTTTCATGCTCACCGGCGGCCAAATCGCCGATTGCTCGGCGGGCGCGGAGCTTATCGCGCGACTTCCTCCTTGCGAAATCCTCCATGGCGACAAGGGCTACGACGCAAATGCGATCCGTCGGCAGGTCGAGGAGCGCGGAGCTATGCCGAATATCCCGCCCAAGGCCAATCGCAGGTGGAAGAACTGCTTCTCGCCCTTCCTCTATCGAAACCGCAACGCCATCGAACGCATGTTCTGCCGCCTGAAAGACTTCAGGCGCGTGGCTACGCGCTACGACCGAAACGCATTAAACTTCCTCGCCACAGTCTGCATCGCCGCTACCGTTTGCTACTGGTTGTGA
- a CDS encoding helix-turn-helix domain-containing protein yields MEPLIKASSADSLLHPKDAAKALNLSSSWLAKARLSGTGPRFVKIGRSVRYPDSSLREFIKARMCGSTSEY; encoded by the coding sequence ATGGAACCGTTAATAAAGGCGAGCAGCGCCGATTCCCTTTTGCACCCGAAAGACGCGGCGAAAGCCCTCAACCTTTCATCATCATGGCTGGCGAAGGCGAGACTGTCTGGAACGGGTCCGAGGTTCGTGAAAATCGGACGCTCGGTTCGATATCCGGATTCGAGCCTGCGCGAGTTCATCAAGGCGCGGATGTGCGGATCGACCAGCGAATATTGA
- the fumC gene encoding class II fumarate hydratase produces MTDFRTETDSLGEVRVPADKLWGAQTQRSLEHFSIGKDLMPREMIGAYAILKKAAANANHAGKRLDDRAHSLIVEVCDEILAGQHQDMFPLHVWMTGSGTQFNMNVNEVISNRCSQLAGAPLGGKTPVHPNDHVNMSQSSNDTFPSAMYMAAAINVTQRLIPAVKALRDAIAAKAADWADIVKIGRTHMQDATPITLGQEWSGYAAMLADDLERIDDALKGVYRLALGGTAVGTGINAAPGFAEAAAAEIARLTSLPFVTAPNKFAVQGAHDALVQLSGTLRTLAASLYKIGNDIRLMSCGPRAGFAELLIPENEPGSSIMPGKVNPTQAEALTMIAAQVMANDVAVGFGGAGGYLEMNVYKPLMIYNIAHSITIMTDGCVNFRKYLVEGTKPNLKKIKEYVDRSLMLVTALAPVIGYDKASKIAHYAMDNDLTLKAAALKLGFVTEEEFDRVVDPVKMVKPYVATNG; encoded by the coding sequence ATGACTGACTTTCGCACCGAAACCGATAGCCTCGGTGAGGTTCGCGTGCCTGCCGACAAGCTCTGGGGCGCGCAGACCCAGCGGTCGCTGGAGCATTTCAGCATCGGCAAGGATCTGATGCCTCGGGAAATGATCGGCGCATACGCGATCTTGAAGAAGGCGGCGGCTAACGCCAACCATGCCGGCAAGAGGCTCGACGATCGCGCCCATAGTCTGATCGTCGAGGTTTGCGACGAGATTCTAGCCGGCCAGCATCAGGACATGTTCCCGCTGCACGTGTGGATGACCGGCAGCGGCACGCAGTTCAACATGAATGTGAACGAGGTGATATCCAATCGCTGCAGCCAGCTCGCCGGCGCGCCGCTTGGCGGCAAGACTCCGGTTCATCCAAACGATCACGTCAACATGTCGCAATCGTCGAACGACACGTTTCCCTCCGCGATGTATATGGCCGCCGCGATCAATGTCACGCAGCGCCTGATCCCCGCGGTGAAGGCCCTGCGCGACGCCATTGCGGCGAAGGCCGCGGATTGGGCCGATATCGTCAAGATCGGCCGTACTCATATGCAGGATGCAACGCCGATCACGCTCGGACAGGAATGGTCTGGCTATGCGGCCATGCTCGCGGACGATCTGGAGCGCATCGACGACGCGCTGAAAGGCGTCTACCGCCTGGCGCTAGGCGGTACGGCCGTCGGCACCGGCATCAACGCGGCGCCGGGATTTGCCGAAGCGGCCGCCGCCGAAATCGCCAGACTGACGAGCCTGCCTTTCGTCACCGCGCCGAATAAGTTCGCCGTGCAGGGCGCCCATGATGCTTTGGTGCAGCTCTCAGGCACGCTCCGCACCTTGGCGGCATCGCTCTATAAGATCGGCAACGATATCCGGCTGATGTCCTGCGGCCCTCGCGCAGGCTTCGCCGAACTGCTGATTCCGGAGAATGAGCCAGGCTCCTCGATCATGCCGGGCAAAGTCAATCCGACGCAAGCCGAAGCGCTGACGATGATCGCGGCGCAGGTGATGGCGAATGACGTGGCGGTCGGGTTCGGCGGGGCCGGCGGCTATCTGGAGATGAACGTCTATAAGCCGCTGATGATCTATAACATCGCTCATTCAATCACGATCATGACCGATGGATGCGTGAATTTCCGCAAATATCTGGTTGAGGGAACAAAGCCGAATCTCAAGAAGATCAAGGAGTATGTGGACCGCTCGTTGATGCTGGTGACGGCGCTGGCGCCAGTGATCGGCTACGACAAGGCCTCGAAAATCGCGCATTACGCGATGGACAATGACCTCACGCTAAAAGCTGCGGCTCTAAAACTCGGATTCGTCACTGAAGAGGAATTCGACCGCGTGGTCGACCCGGTGAAGATGGTCAAACCCTACGTCGCAACCAATGGGTAG